One Plasmodium berghei ANKA genome assembly, chromosome: 13 genomic region harbors:
- a CDS encoding transcriptional regulatory protein sir2a — MEDIFGMFDENEMGNLMIYALKKDTEDITMEKLAEIIKSSKYIVALTGSGTSEESNIPSFRGSNDSIWSKYDPKIYGTIWGFWKYPEKIWEVIKDISSNYEIGLNPGHVALSKLENLGYLKSIITQNIDGLHEESGNTKVIPLHGSVFEALCCTCNKIVQLNKIMLQKTSHFMHQLPPECPCGGIFKPNIVLFGEVISKDLLKEAEHEITKCDLLLVIGTSSTVSTATNLCYFASKKKKKIVEINIEKTYITNKMADYHVLAKFSELANLIEILKEEK, encoded by the coding sequence atggAAGATATATTTGGAATGTTTGACGAAAACGAGATGGGaaatttaatgatatatgCCTTGAAGAAGGATACAGAAGATATTACAATGGAGAAACTTGctgaaataataaaaagcaGCAAGTATATAGTTGCCTTGACAGGGTCTGGAACATCGGAAGAAAGTAACATACCAAGCTTTCGAGGTTCAAATGATTCTATATGGAGTAAATATGATCCCAAAATATATGGAACTATTTGGGGATTTTGGAAATATccagaaaaaatatgggAAGTAATAAAAGACATATCGTCGAATTATGAAATAGGATTAAATCCTGGACATGTAGCTTTATCaaaattagaaaatttaGGATATTTAAAATCTATAATTACACAAAATATTGATGGGTTACATGAAGAAAGTGGAAATACAAAAGTAATTCCTTTGCATGGTAGTGTTTTCGAAGCCTTATGTTGTACATGCAATAAAATAGtacaattaaataaaataatgttacAAAAAACATCACATTTTATGCATCAACTTCCACCCGAATGTCCATGTGGTGGAATATTTAAACCAAACATTGTTTTATTTGGAGAAGTTATATCAAAAGATTTATTAAAGGAAGCTGAACAtgaaataacaaaatgCGATTTGCTATTAGTTATCGGAACATCTTCCACTGTATCAACAGCTACTaatttatgttattttgccagcaaaaaaaaaaaaaaaattgttgaaataaatatagaaaagaCGTATATAACGAATAAAATGGCTGATTATCACGTACTCGCAAAGTTTAGTGAGTTAGCTAATTTGATcgaaatattaaaagaggaaaaataa
- a CDS encoding PUB domain-containing protein, putative, with protein sequence MTDYKIAEMSIEEMKGICSELINSKEEEIFNKLSLYNELDNKLKKIQPIITRIKLRRNETCEEKKIYGEKMIKNVDILLERYEIIYNIFEEELSVFKENYEIEKKKQIEQKLLQEKQKKKDEEELLNKGRIKTKEEEEEIQKRNEEKLKNIKKEKEQYENKINTIETIKSLIKEKSNFFYDQIVSACNKQDAIKYIYTQLGESQENIQNHINNISEENDEVNVYFTNPIHLLDCIYLIYKNNKFKPFKEAMKNIIEYLEELVKNIGDEKLKLINLMNKTFQNNILSKSGTIFIFIIIGYVLKKSEDIEYVLKKLNREINNENIYIYLEEPDITINYDKWEKWFNNMHASLDILCTFYRHLNKYSDVPDDEKVKSIFLYLKEKFSANQRSDIA encoded by the coding sequence atGACAGACTACAAAATAGCAGAGATGTCTATAGAAGAAATGAAAGGAATTTGCAGTGAATTAATTAACTCAAAAGAAGAGGAAATATTCAACAAACTTAGTCTATATAATGAACtagataataaattaaaaaaaattcaaccAATTATAACAAGAATAAAACTAAGAAGGAATGAAACAtgtgaagaaaaaaaaatatatggagaaaagatgataaaaaatgtagatatattattagaaCGATATGagataatttataatatatttgaagaAGAATTAAGCgtttttaaagaaaattatgaaattgaaaaaaaaaagcaaatcgaacaaaaattattacaagaaaaacaaaaaaaaaaagacgaAGAAGAGTTGTTAAATAAAGGGAGAATAAAAACTAAAGAAGAGGAAGAAGAAATtcaaaaaagaaatgaagaaaaattaaaaaatataaaaaaagaaaaagaacaatatgaaaataaaattaatactattgaaacaattaaatcattaataaaagaaaaaagtaactttttttatgatcAAATAGTATCAGCTTGTAACAAACAAGATgctataaaatatatatatacacaattAGGTGAATCCCaagaaaatattcaaaatcatattaataatattagtgAAGAAAATGACGAAGTAAATGTATACTTTACAAACCCTATCCATTTATTAgattgcatatatttaatttataaaaataataaatttaaaccTTTTAAAGAAgcaatgaaaaatattattgaaTATTTAGAAGAacttgtaaaaaatataggggatgaaaaattaaaactaATTAATCTTATGAATAAAacatttcaaaataatattttatcaaaaagtggtactatatttatatttattataattggGTATGTTCTTAAAAAATCAGAAGATATAGAATAtgtattgaaaaaattgaacagagaaataaataatgaaaatatttatatatatttagaagAACCCGATATTACTATAAATTACGATAAATGGGAAAAATGGTTCAATAACATGCATGCGTCTTTAGATATATTATGCACATTTTATAGGCAtctaaataaatattcagATGTTCCTGATGATGAAAAAGTGAaatctatttttttgtatttaaaGGAAAAATTTTCAGCTAACCAAAGATCGGACATAGcataa